From the genome of Malus domestica chromosome 04, GDT2T_hap1, one region includes:
- the LOC139194945 gene encoding uncharacterized protein has protein sequence MTNLAKLEYAALDITGNNYLTWVLDTKIHLEAGNLGDTIREESSSSSQNRAKAMIFIRRHLDEALKSEYLTVEDPLTLWEALRSRYNHQTTVILPKARYEWSHLRIQDFKSVAEYNSALFRITSQMKLCGDTITDEILLEKTYSTFHANNVLLQQQYRVRSYTEYNQLISVLLVAEQNNELLMKNHNSRPTGSAPFSEVNDAPLEVNATSSGGNYHKQGRGHKRGRWNRKGKNHGGQFHNQVQRHNSGPSFKNVNRHKGKANMTNAPRNSEGAFHRCGGNGHWVRTCRTPKHLVELYQASLKNKGVKTNFLDQAKPMDIPDPVFDLSGQFDATHLDVSDFIMEMENEVYRSD, from the coding sequence atgacgaACTTGGCTAAGCTTGAATatgctgccctggacattaccGGGAATAATTACCTTACTTGGGTACttgataccaagatccatctggaagcagggaatcttggagataccatcaggGAAGAAAGCAGCTCATCTTCTCAAAATCGGGCGAAGGCTATGATCTTTATTCGCcgccatcttgatgaggcactaaagagtgagtacttaacggttgaagatccgttaaCTCTCTGGGAGGCCTTGCGaagcagatacaatcaccagacaacggtgattcttccaaaagcTCGCTATGAGTGGTCTCACCTGAGAATTCAGGATTTCAAATCAGTGGCGGAGTACAATTCTGCGTTGTTCAGgattacctctcagatgaagctcTGTGGGGATACCATTACTGATGAAATATTGCTGGAAAAGACTTACAGCACATTTCATGCCAATAACGTGCTCCTGCAGCAGCAGTATAGAGTGCGAAGCTacactgaatacaaccagctgatatctgtactcctggtagctgaacagaacaatgagctcctgatgaaaaaccataattcccgacctactggatctGCACCATTCTCAGAAGTAAATGATGCTCCCCTCGAAGTGAACGCCACATCCTCTGGTGGTAATTATCATAAACAAGGACGTGGCCACAAACGAGGTCGATGGAATAGGAAAGGCAAAAACCATGGTGgtcagtttcacaaccaggttcaGAGGCATAATTCTGGCCCGAGCTTCAAAAATGTGAATCGTCACAAAGGCAAAGCTAACATGACCAATGCTCCCAGGAACTCTGAAGGAGCCttccataggtgtggtggcaatgggcatTGGGTGCGAACTtgtcgtaccccaaaacatctggtggagttgtatcaagcctccctcaagaataagggtgtcaagaccaattttctcgaccaggctaaaccaatggatatacctgatccagTGTTTGATTTATCAGGGCAATTTGACGCAACTCACCTAGATGTTTCAGACTTCATTATGGAAATGGAGAATGAAGTATATCGGTCCGACTAA